A DNA window from Selenomonas sp. oral taxon 126 contains the following coding sequences:
- a CDS encoding ABC transporter permease/substrate-binding protein — translation MELLHAVFSIFSERSAFFVQLLVEHLWISGAAIGIAVVLGGAAGILIHRYERAAAPTLGTVNFLYTIPSISMLGFLIPFFGIGNRSAIIALTIYALLPMVRATHTGLAQIQPSLVEAAIGMGGSAFHVLTRVQIPLAMPVIMSGIRNMATMTIALAGIASFIGAGGLGVAIYRGITTNNPALTIAGSLLIAVLALVVDGALGQVEVWLKRPARITGNVRAAYAGAAAVLLIAVSTVTYGFFGKADVVHIATKPMTEQLIMGEMLKLVIEHDTGLEARITAGVGGGTSNIHPGMESGAFDIYPEYTGTGWNMVLKEESKYSEELFPQLSEEYERRFAMRWVGMYGFNDTFGVAVRHEIAEQYDLHTYSDLRRVAPQLVFGAEYDFFERADGYPALCKAYGLDFARTVDLDIGLKYQALANKQIDVMVVFTTDGQLAAADARVLTDDRNFFPSYRCGNVVRAEVLERHPELVPVLEKLTDSITDEEMAAMNHAVESEGKEPHAVAEEFLRAKGLLI, via the coding sequence ATGGAGCTATTGCACGCAGTTTTTTCCATCTTTTCAGAACGCAGTGCGTTCTTTGTACAGCTTTTGGTTGAGCATCTGTGGATCTCGGGGGCAGCAATCGGCATCGCTGTCGTGCTCGGCGGGGCGGCGGGCATCCTCATTCATCGTTATGAGCGCGCGGCGGCACCGACGCTTGGCACGGTGAATTTCCTCTATACGATCCCGTCGATTTCGATGCTCGGTTTTTTGATTCCGTTTTTCGGCATCGGCAACCGCTCGGCGATCATTGCACTCACGATCTACGCACTCCTGCCGATGGTGCGCGCGACGCATACGGGGCTTGCGCAGATACAGCCCTCGCTTGTGGAGGCGGCAATCGGCATGGGCGGCTCGGCGTTTCATGTGCTGACGCGCGTTCAGATTCCGCTTGCGATGCCCGTCATCATGTCCGGGATTCGCAATATGGCGACGATGACGATTGCACTTGCCGGCATTGCGTCCTTTATCGGTGCGGGCGGTCTCGGTGTCGCAATCTATCGCGGCATCACGACGAACAACCCCGCGCTCACGATTGCGGGGAGCCTCCTGATCGCCGTGCTTGCGCTCGTGGTGGACGGCGCACTGGGGCAGGTCGAGGTGTGGCTGAAACGCCCCGCACGCATCACAGGAAACGTACGCGCTGCTTATGCGGGGGCAGCTGCCGTACTGCTCATTGCCGTGAGCACGGTGACCTACGGCTTCTTCGGCAAGGCGGATGTCGTCCACATTGCGACCAAGCCGATGACGGAGCAGCTGATTATGGGCGAGATGCTGAAACTCGTGATTGAGCACGATACGGGGCTCGAGGCACGCATCACAGCGGGCGTCGGCGGCGGTACGTCGAACATCCACCCCGGGATGGAGAGCGGCGCGTTCGACATTTACCCGGAGTATACGGGAACGGGCTGGAACATGGTGCTCAAGGAGGAGTCAAAATACAGCGAGGAACTGTTTCCGCAGCTGTCCGAGGAATATGAGCGCCGTTTTGCGATGCGTTGGGTCGGGATGTACGGCTTCAACGATACGTTCGGCGTTGCCGTGCGGCATGAGATTGCGGAACAGTACGATCTGCACACGTATTCTGACCTGCGCCGCGTTGCCCCTCAGCTCGTCTTTGGTGCGGAGTACGATTTTTTTGAGCGTGCGGATGGGTATCCTGCGCTCTGCAAGGCGTACGGGCTGGATTTTGCCCGCACGGTCGACCTCGATATCGGGCTGAAATATCAGGCACTCGCGAACAAGCAAATTGATGTGATGGTTGTGTTCACGACAGACGGACAGCTTGCGGCGGCGGATGCGCGTGTGCTCACGGATGATCGGAATTTTTTCCCGTCCTATCGCTGCGGAAACGTTGTGCGTGCGGAGGTGTTGGAGCGACATCCGGAGCTTGTGCCTGTACTGGAGAAGCTGACGGACAGTATCACGGACGAGGAGATGGCGGCGATGAACCACGCTGTTGAGAGCGAGGGGAAGGAACCGCACGCAGTCGCGGAGGAATTTCTGCGCGCAAAGGGGCTTTTGATTTGA